A region from the Paludicola sp. MB14-C6 genome encodes:
- the topA gene encoding type I DNA topoisomerase yields the protein MAKNLVIVESPAKAKTIKKYLGKDYEVIASMGHVRDLPKSKLGIDVDNNFEPKYINIRKQSETIKKLKASAKGKAKIYLATDPDREGEAISWHLAHLLKVDLDQKNRVTFNEITKTGVKSGMKAPRKIDLSLVDSQQARRILDRIVGYKLSPFLWKKVRSGLSAGRVQSVTVRLIVDREEEINNFKEEEYWSIEAELLTDSSKKPFVARFYGKDGKKVDIHTESQTNEILAVIKNADFVVQSVKKGVRKKSPAPPFTTSTMQQEASRKLGFQARRTMKAAQELYEGIDVENIGAVGLITYMRTDSLRISDEARTAAYEYIENQYGKEYIPSTPRIYKSKNNAQDAHEAIRPSLPEITPLMAKSSLTSDQYKLYKLIWERFIASQMAGALFDTVSAQIDANSYTFKASGFTVKFDGFTKLYVEGKDDESQEEGILPELNEKEILTLNSINGNQHFTQPPPRYTEASLIKVLEENGIGRPSTYAPTITTILSRNYVERDGKQLKPTELGFVTTKLMKEQFNHIVDVDFTANMEKDLDVVEEGKTEWQTIIRNFYTDFEKDLEKAEVNTEGQSFKVADEETDVICENCGRNMVIKMGRFGKFLACPGYPECKNTKKIVNETHGFCPKCGGKILEKKSKKGKKFYGCEKYPECSFLSWDAPTSELCPKCGKTLLKKAGKTGKLYCSNEECDFEKGLKE from the coding sequence ATGGCAAAAAACCTTGTAATAGTGGAGTCACCTGCAAAGGCGAAAACCATTAAAAAATATTTAGGAAAAGATTATGAAGTCATTGCTTCTATGGGGCATGTTCGTGATTTACCGAAATCCAAATTAGGAATCGATGTTGATAATAATTTTGAGCCTAAGTATATTAACATAAGAAAGCAATCTGAAACAATTAAAAAGCTAAAAGCAAGTGCAAAGGGTAAAGCTAAGATCTATTTAGCAACTGACCCTGACCGTGAAGGAGAAGCAATTTCTTGGCATTTAGCTCATTTATTAAAAGTAGATCTTGACCAAAAAAACAGAGTTACTTTTAATGAGATTACCAAAACAGGTGTAAAATCTGGAATGAAAGCACCTCGAAAAATTGATTTAAGCTTAGTAGATTCTCAACAAGCAAGACGAATTCTAGATCGTATTGTGGGTTATAAATTAAGCCCGTTTCTTTGGAAAAAAGTAAGAAGTGGACTTTCTGCAGGACGTGTGCAATCCGTAACGGTTCGCTTGATTGTGGATAGAGAAGAAGAGATTAACAACTTCAAAGAAGAAGAATATTGGTCAATCGAAGCGGAGCTTTTAACTGATTCATCCAAAAAACCGTTTGTTGCTCGTTTTTATGGCAAAGATGGCAAAAAGGTTGATATTCATACTGAATCCCAAACAAATGAAATTTTAGCTGTAATTAAAAATGCTGATTTTGTAGTACAGTCTGTTAAAAAAGGTGTGCGTAAGAAATCGCCTGCACCACCATTTACAACTTCAACAATGCAACAAGAAGCATCAAGAAAGCTTGGCTTCCAAGCTAGAAGAACAATGAAAGCTGCACAAGAGCTTTATGAAGGTATTGACGTAGAAAATATCGGTGCAGTTGGTTTGATTACTTATATGAGAACCGACTCCTTACGAATTTCCGATGAAGCAAGAACTGCTGCATATGAATATATTGAAAATCAATATGGCAAAGAATATATTCCGTCAACTCCTAGAATTTATAAATCCAAGAATAATGCACAAGATGCCCATGAAGCAATTCGCCCATCTTTACCTGAAATAACACCATTAATGGCAAAATCCAGCTTGACAAGTGACCAATATAAATTATATAAGCTGATTTGGGAACGTTTCATTGCAAGTCAGATGGCAGGTGCACTATTTGATACGGTTTCTGCACAAATTGATGCAAACAGCTATACCTTTAAAGCATCGGGTTTTACTGTAAAATTTGATGGTTTTACTAAGTTATATGTAGAAGGTAAAGATGACGAATCTCAAGAAGAAGGAATCTTGCCTGAATTAAATGAAAAAGAAATATTAACTCTAAACAGTATCAATGGCAATCAACATTTCACTCAGCCACCACCACGTTACACAGAGGCATCTTTAATTAAGGTGCTTGAAGAAAATGGTATTGGCCGTCCAAGTACTTACGCACCAACTATTACTACAATTCTTTCTCGTAATTATGTTGAGCGTGATGGAAAGCAATTGAAACCTACTGAACTGGGCTTTGTTACAACTAAACTAATGAAAGAACAGTTTAATCATATCGTAGATGTTGACTTTACTGCAAATATGGAAAAAGATTTAGACGTTGTAGAAGAAGGAAAAACAGAATGGCAAACAATCATTCGAAATTTCTATACTGACTTTGAAAAAGATTTAGAAAAAGCAGAAGTGAATACAGAAGGGCAATCTTTCAAAGTAGCGGATGAAGAAACCGATGTTATTTGCGAAAATTGCGGACGTAACATGGTTATCAAAATGGGTAGATTCGGTAAGTTTTTAGCTTGCCCAGGTTATCCAGAATGTAAAAACACCAAGAAAATTGTTAATGAGACTCATGGATTTTGTCCAAAATGTGGCGGTAAAATTTTAGAGAAAAAATCGAAAAAAGGCAAAAAGTTTTACGGCTGCGAAAAATATCCTGAATGCTCTTTCTTATCATGGGATGCTCCTACGAGTGAATTATGTCCAAAATGCGGAAAAACTTTATTAAAGAAAGCCGGAAAAACCGGAAAACTATATTGCTCAAACGAAGAATGTGATTTTGAGAAAGGTCTAAAGGAATAA
- the dprA gene encoding DNA-processing protein DprA produces MDEKLYWVWLSLIFNYGNDKPNEILMRYESPEDFYHLTTEQMLELGFLSEKDVKAIKGVSLLRAEKVIKDCKKHQIEIVTIGDNLYPERLKLIYGPPIVLYVQGDILGIDENVAITIVGTRKSSEYTSYATQYLSYHLAQAGAIIVSGCAVGIDTDAHIGALRANARTIAVLGCGLDINYPAENKELKEQILKKGALISELPPGEAATGKIFPIRNRILAGLSLGVLVTHAPERSGSLITVEHAIEQGKDVFCLPPYSIFDPQYAGVIKYLRDGATPVFSVKDILIEYYSTYAHKLDVDKIIGDYILEKRLEGRPAKIRVPKQSEEQPIPKLDKQEQEKILEEYKHANGEIIMSLDEKQILVYNKLTLEPKFIDELSSECNLDVGTILSVLTEFEIMGIVSSYSGRRYALAQ; encoded by the coding sequence ATGGACGAAAAATTATATTGGGTATGGTTATCCTTGATTTTCAACTATGGAAATGATAAGCCAAATGAAATTCTCATGCGATATGAATCTCCGGAAGACTTTTATCACTTAACAACAGAACAAATGCTGGAACTTGGCTTTTTATCAGAAAAAGATGTGAAAGCAATCAAAGGCGTTAGTCTGCTTCGAGCAGAAAAAGTGATAAAAGATTGCAAAAAGCATCAAATAGAAATTGTAACAATCGGTGATAATCTATATCCCGAGCGTTTGAAATTGATTTACGGACCGCCAATTGTATTATATGTGCAAGGCGATATTTTGGGAATTGATGAAAACGTAGCAATTACGATTGTGGGTACTCGTAAATCCTCAGAATATACAAGCTATGCTACGCAATATTTATCCTATCATTTAGCACAAGCAGGTGCTATTATAGTAAGTGGATGTGCAGTTGGTATTGATACTGATGCACATATTGGCGCTTTACGTGCAAATGCAAGAACAATTGCAGTATTAGGCTGCGGATTAGATATTAACTACCCAGCCGAAAACAAAGAATTAAAAGAACAAATTCTTAAAAAAGGCGCTTTAATAAGTGAATTACCCCCAGGGGAAGCAGCTACGGGTAAAATATTCCCGATTCGCAATCGTATTTTAGCTGGCTTAAGCCTAGGCGTTTTAGTAACCCATGCTCCAGAACGCAGTGGCTCGCTTATTACAGTGGAACACGCTATCGAACAAGGAAAAGATGTGTTCTGTTTGCCACCATATAGCATATTTGATCCACAATATGCGGGCGTTATTAAATATTTAAGAGATGGAGCAACCCCTGTTTTTTCTGTAAAAGATATTTTAATTGAATATTACAGCACATATGCACACAAATTAGATGTTGACAAAATAATTGGCGATTATATCTTAGAAAAAAGACTAGAAGGCCGCCCTGCTAAAATAAGAGTTCCAAAGCAAAGCGAGGAACAACCAATTCCAAAATTAGATAAGCAAGAACAAGAAAAAATATTAGAAGAATATAAGCATGCAAATGGCGAAATTATAATGTCATTAGATGAAAAGCAAATTTTAGTATATAATAAATTAACATTAGAGCCGAAATTTATTGATGAGCTATCTTCAGAATGTAATCTGGATGTAGGAACAATTCTTTCTGTTCTAACTGAGTTTGAAATCATGGGCATTGTTTCTTCCTACTCGGGAAGAAGATATGCACTCGCACAATAA
- a CDS encoding TrmH family RNA methyltransferase yields MEQITSKENRWVKEYVKLSHSKSYREEKRLFTVESVKLIQEAFENGIKLEMVFVTKSCYEKKSQELEKLFQTTNCYMISSDIEKKISQTMSPQGIFAICSMLDKTFSVDTIYHKGKYVMLVDLQDSGNVGTIIRTAEAVGMDGIILTRSTCDYFNPKVIRGSMGSVFRMPILVIDDVNGFLDNLKENNVKTYASVLDETAQDLLQSEFASSSVLLIGNEGNGLSEDVIANCTNPITIKMRGKAESLNASMAACILMWEMMK; encoded by the coding sequence TTGGAACAAATAACATCAAAAGAGAATCGATGGGTAAAAGAATATGTGAAATTGAGTCATTCAAAATCTTATCGAGAAGAAAAAAGGCTATTTACAGTAGAAAGTGTAAAGTTAATTCAAGAAGCATTTGAAAACGGCATAAAGCTTGAAATGGTTTTTGTAACTAAGTCTTGTTATGAGAAAAAATCACAAGAGTTAGAAAAACTTTTTCAAACGACAAATTGTTATATGATTTCTTCTGATATTGAGAAAAAAATATCACAAACTATGTCGCCACAAGGTATTTTTGCAATTTGTTCTATGCTTGACAAAACGTTCTCAGTTGATACAATATATCATAAGGGTAAATATGTCATGTTGGTTGATTTACAAGATTCCGGCAACGTTGGTACGATTATTCGTACAGCTGAAGCAGTAGGAATGGATGGTATTATCTTAACTCGTTCTACTTGCGACTATTTCAATCCTAAAGTAATTCGTGGAAGCATGGGTTCTGTGTTTCGTATGCCAATATTAGTAATAGATGATGTAAATGGCTTTTTAGATAATTTAAAAGAGAATAACGTAAAGACATATGCCAGCGTTTTGGATGAAACAGCTCAAGACTTATTACAATCAGAGTTTGCGTCTTCATCTGTTTTGTTAATCGGAAATGAGGGGAATGGTCTTTCAGAGGATGTAATTGCAAATTGTACAAATCCAATTACAATTAAAATGAGGGGAAAAGCTGAGTCTTTAAATGCTAGCATGGCAGCGTGTATTTTGATGTGGGAAATGATGAAATAG
- the rplT gene encoding 50S ribosomal protein L20, producing MARIKGAMATRKRRNKTLKLAKGYWGGKSKLFKTAKEAVMKSGQYAYIGRRQKKRDFRKLWITRISAGCKMNGMNYSTFMNGLNKAGITLNRKMLSEIAINDAAAFTALCETAKSALAK from the coding sequence ATGGCTCGTATTAAAGGAGCAATGGCTACTCGCAAGAGAAGAAATAAAACATTAAAATTAGCTAAAGGTTACTGGGGCGGAAAAAGCAAGCTTTTCAAAACAGCTAAAGAAGCTGTAATGAAATCTGGTCAATATGCTTACATTGGCCGTAGACAAAAGAAACGTGACTTCAGAAAACTTTGGATTACAAGAATTTCTGCTGGTTGTAAAATGAATGGTATGAACTATTCAACATTTATGAATGGCTTAAATAAAGCTGGCATTACATTAAACCGTAAAATGCTATCTGAAATTGCAATTAACGATGCTGCTGCATTCACAGCTCTATGTGAAACAGCTAAATCTGCTTTAGCAAAATAG
- the rpmI gene encoding 50S ribosomal protein L35, with product MPKIKTHSGSKKRFSLTKNGKVKRAHANKSHILNKKTTKRKRALRKGAYADVTNAPAIKKLIPYK from the coding sequence ATGCCTAAAATTAAAACACACAGTGGTTCTAAAAAACGTTTTAGCTTAACTAAAAACGGTAAAGTAAAACGTGCTCATGCAAACAAATCACACATTCTAAATAAGAAAACAACAAAACGTAAAAGAGCACTTCGCAAGGGTGCTTACGCTGACGTTACAAATGCACCAGCAATCAAGAAGTTAATCCCTTACAAATAA
- the infC gene encoding translation initiation factor IF-3: MNEEIRDKEIRVVGNDGSQLGIMSAKEALKLAAEQSLDLVKIAPQATPPVCRIMDYGKYRYEQAKREKEARKNQKIVDVKEVRMSLNIDIHDFNTKVNQAKKFLNGGDKVKVSVRFRGREMAHTEMGNGLLERFKEACVEEGTVEKSPKMEGRSLAMFIASKTNK; the protein is encoded by the coding sequence ATGAACGAAGAAATTCGTGACAAGGAAATCCGCGTTGTTGGAAATGACGGTAGTCAGCTTGGTATTATGTCTGCAAAAGAGGCGTTAAAACTAGCCGCTGAACAAAGTCTTGACCTCGTAAAAATTGCTCCACAAGCGACTCCACCCGTATGTCGTATTATGGACTACGGAAAATATCGCTACGAGCAAGCAAAACGTGAAAAAGAAGCTAGAAAGAACCAAAAAATCGTTGATGTAAAAGAAGTTAGAATGTCTTTGAATATCGATATACACGATTTTAATACCAAGGTTAATCAAGCAAAAAAATTCCTAAACGGTGGGGATAAAGTCAAAGTTTCTGTACGTTTTAGAGGTAGAGAAATGGCTCACACTGAAATGGGAAACGGTTTACTTGAGCGATTTAAAGAGGCTTGCGTCGAAGAAGGTACAGTTGAAAAAAGCCCTAAGATGGAAGGCCGCAGTTTGGCTATGTTTATTGCATCAAAAACTAATAAGTAA
- a CDS encoding O-antigen ligase family protein, with amino-acid sequence MSDIQEALTKLMGEKVKSFSKPQLLLAITVASIFTHFIITCAVLLGVTIYALANSNIRKMMFHAKGLIWLGLFSILIIVVPSLYGRWVSALIGIAVIIVILFYLFAQSIITDELYHYTIDIACFMSLICFIVALGQKLFYGFSFRSTAGLLNANYYGTIIEFVVLLCVYRIIIGTKMPNAYIGVILINILGLFLCDCQSSWLSIIAGVFILICFNKYKKYALLFLAIASIFVCIGIFVPGILPRWDRMPQTFSTRMNIWRTAIQGIKAHPLFGQGTLTYMFINKLYKGYDTYHAHSLYLDPLLSYGIVGVGLLITYLCNYFKALSYQVNKIRSLVFAFVAAVCVHGITDISILWVQTGLLLLFIASGCFIEKKNNKDEIIVDMKPN; translated from the coding sequence GTGTCTGATATACAAGAAGCCTTAACAAAGTTAATGGGTGAAAAAGTAAAGTCTTTTTCCAAACCACAATTGCTGTTAGCGATAACGGTGGCATCTATTTTTACCCATTTTATTATTACTTGTGCAGTTTTGCTGGGTGTAACAATATATGCATTGGCAAACAGCAATATACGAAAGATGATGTTTCATGCAAAAGGGCTCATTTGGCTGGGGCTATTTTCAATATTGATAATTGTTGTTCCAAGCTTATATGGTAGATGGGTTAGCGCTTTAATTGGAATTGCAGTCATTATTGTAATATTGTTTTACTTATTTGCACAAAGTATCATAACCGATGAATTGTATCACTATACTATTGATATAGCTTGCTTTATGAGTTTAATTTGCTTTATCGTAGCGTTAGGGCAAAAGTTGTTTTATGGATTTTCATTTCGTTCAACGGCGGGACTTTTAAACGCAAACTATTATGGAACAATTATTGAATTTGTAGTCTTATTATGTGTATATCGTATCATTATTGGTACCAAAATGCCTAATGCTTATATTGGGGTAATATTGATAAATATTCTTGGCCTATTTTTATGTGATTGCCAATCCTCTTGGCTTTCTATAATAGCCGGCGTATTCATATTAATTTGTTTTAATAAATACAAGAAATATGCACTTCTATTTTTAGCAATCGCATCTATTTTTGTTTGTATCGGTATTTTCGTTCCGGGAATATTGCCAAGATGGGATCGAATGCCGCAAACGTTCTCTACCAGAATGAACATTTGGAGGACTGCAATTCAAGGAATTAAAGCACATCCATTGTTTGGCCAAGGTACACTTACCTATATGTTTATTAACAAACTCTATAAAGGCTATGATACTTATCATGCACACAGCCTGTATTTAGATCCGTTATTAAGCTATGGAATTGTTGGTGTTGGGCTATTGATTACATATTTATGTAACTATTTTAAAGCATTATCATATCAAGTAAATAAAATTCGTTCATTGGTGTTTGCTTTTGTTGCTGCGGTTTGTGTTCATGGAATTACAGACATATCAATTTTATGGGTGCAAACGGGATTGCTGCTTTTATTTATTGCAAGCGGATGCTTTATTGAAAAAAAGAATAATAAAGATGAAATAATAGTTGACATGAAACCAAATTAG
- a CDS encoding helix-turn-helix domain-containing protein, with protein sequence MESRIVEVAQRIKTLREILDISVEEMAACLDVSNEEYLSYENGDNDFSFTFLHKCAQKFNVDIVELLTGENPRLSFFTVTRKDHGLNINRRMGFHYQHMAHNFKGKMAEPFIVEAPYSEEAQNQQIELSTHEGQEFDLVLEGSLKVRMENHILILNEGDAIMYDSGHGHGMIATNGQPCKFLAVVIKK encoded by the coding sequence ATGGAAAGTAGAATTGTTGAAGTGGCACAAAGAATAAAAACCCTAAGAGAAATTCTAGACATTTCAGTTGAAGAAATGGCTGCTTGTTTAGATGTTTCAAATGAAGAATATCTATCTTATGAAAACGGAGATAATGATTTTTCTTTTACTTTTTTACATAAGTGTGCGCAAAAATTCAACGTAGATATTGTTGAATTATTGACGGGTGAAAACCCACGTTTGTCCTTCTTTACGGTAACCAGAAAAGATCATGGACTAAATATAAATCGAAGAATGGGTTTTCATTATCAACACATGGCACATAACTTTAAAGGTAAAATGGCGGAGCCTTTTATTGTCGAAGCACCTTATAGCGAGGAAGCACAAAATCAACAGATTGAGCTTTCAACACATGAAGGTCAAGAATTTGACTTAGTGTTAGAAGGTTCATTAAAAGTAAGAATGGAAAATCATATTCTTATCTTAAACGAAGGCGACGCAATTATGTATGATTCAGGACATGGACATGGTATGATTGCAACAAACGGACAGCCTTGTAAATTTTTAGCGGTTGTAATTAAGAAATAG
- a CDS encoding flavin reductase family protein: MQKQTWKPSTLIAPIPPAMVTCGTMEESNIITIAWTGIVNTIPPMTYISVRPERYSYDIIKNSGEFVINLTTSNLVRAADFCGVRSGANLNKFEEMKLTKAPVSQLSCPCIDESPLNLECKVKEIIPLGSHHMFLAEIVAVNVAEEYIDESGRLRLDKASIAAFAHGEYYELGRKLGSFGYSVQKKKKAKNNKLNKNRRK, from the coding sequence ATGCAAAAACAAACATGGAAGCCGAGTACACTAATTGCACCTATACCCCCTGCAATGGTTACATGCGGCACAATGGAAGAATCTAATATCATAACAATTGCTTGGACAGGCATTGTAAACACAATTCCGCCAATGACATATATTTCTGTTCGTCCCGAACGATATTCCTATGACATCATTAAAAATTCGGGTGAGTTTGTTATTAACCTAACCACAAGCAATCTTGTTCGTGCAGCTGATTTTTGTGGTGTACGCTCCGGCGCAAACCTGAATAAATTTGAGGAAATGAAATTAACCAAAGCACCGGTAAGTCAACTATCTTGTCCTTGTATTGATGAAAGCCCTCTCAACCTTGAATGCAAAGTTAAAGAAATCATTCCGCTTGGATCTCATCATATGTTTTTAGCAGAAATCGTTGCTGTTAATGTTGCAGAAGAGTATATTGATGAAAGCGGAAGACTGCGTTTAGATAAAGCCTCAATTGCTGCTTTTGCGCATGGCGAATACTATGAGCTGGGAAGAAAGCTTGGCAGCTTCGGCTATTCTGTGCAAAAGAAAAAGAAAGCCAAGAACAATAAATTAAATAAAAATCGTCGCAAATAA
- a CDS encoding glycoside hydrolase family 2 protein, which translates to MNTIQLNDWKVLGTLPYQADFSKHMQEGAELSSLTEWFPASVPGSIYDDLQAAHYIEDPFFGTNSLNCEWVANRWWIYKTTFQVKQDDMNDILKLTFKGIDYSAQIYLNGKKLGYHEGMYIPFEAIINEYVKVNEENILVCILEHAPFADAQPGYTSKTKYLKARYNYKWDFAARIVNLGIYDEVVISKHSIASIAHSFFRPIRTKNGWNMEIDLDIDGYADGEINVGVSFNIPRTDGPCTGFTGSKMKIVKGFNKYNCTISLNEIGFEPELWWPNGYGEQKLYDFTASLYFNELLSDEVTHKVGFRTLQYQHADGREDALPYNVVINGKKIYLKGTNIVPLSSTLGSISYDTLKMKLTAAKECNINFFRIWGGGHIESEAFYSLCDELGIMIMQEFTMSSSGCDDVPSQDKHFLDLLHKAAVHNVKLKRNHVSLTLWSGGNELTDSRYLGTEDHEGHPATFEDSTLAMLKGTIDALSPDVMMLPSSASGPNALLKVGDIGNNHDVHGPWGYVGAYDHYEFYNNSDSILHGEFGCGGISNYDTLKRFLAPEDLKLCTSAENRVWRHHSGGWDSYSMRERLLFGDLHHIPFQDYIKINQFIQAESLRYSLEANRRRQWKNVGEMTWQFNEPWPNIQCSNVLDYYGEKKLAYYVMRDAYLSVLTSLKYDKLFYKAGEAFNAELFIINDKRTADYKIKYEIVNQNNNTLSSAEFSGTATEDVSQKVGSIAFTIPESLTGGFTVRITTSCGDFNGTKEYLMLMADKKVDVTLSQEEQLAIKHYKNKQFTNGIDALRADTAPVIRYYDNFIEKYL; encoded by the coding sequence ATGAATACAATTCAATTAAACGATTGGAAAGTCTTAGGCACATTGCCCTATCAAGCAGACTTTTCAAAACATATGCAAGAAGGAGCTGAACTTTCTAGTTTAACAGAATGGTTCCCTGCTTCTGTTCCCGGAAGTATTTATGACGACTTGCAAGCTGCCCATTATATTGAAGATCCATTTTTCGGTACAAACAGCCTAAATTGTGAATGGGTTGCAAATCGTTGGTGGATTTATAAAACCACCTTTCAAGTAAAGCAAGACGATATGAATGACATTCTAAAGCTAACCTTTAAAGGAATTGATTACTCAGCCCAAATCTATTTAAATGGCAAAAAACTAGGTTATCATGAAGGAATGTATATTCCTTTTGAAGCAATTATTAATGAATATGTTAAGGTAAACGAAGAAAATATTCTTGTTTGCATTTTAGAACACGCACCTTTTGCTGATGCACAACCAGGATACACTTCCAAAACCAAATACTTAAAGGCACGTTATAATTATAAATGGGACTTTGCCGCTAGAATCGTAAACCTTGGCATTTATGATGAAGTAGTAATCAGCAAGCATTCAATTGCCTCTATTGCTCACAGTTTTTTCAGACCGATTCGAACCAAAAATGGTTGGAATATGGAGATTGACCTAGATATTGATGGATATGCAGATGGTGAAATTAATGTAGGCGTTTCATTTAATATTCCACGCACAGACGGTCCATGCACCGGATTTACCGGTTCAAAAATGAAAATCGTAAAAGGTTTCAACAAATACAATTGTACTATCTCATTAAATGAAATAGGTTTCGAACCTGAATTATGGTGGCCTAACGGATATGGTGAACAAAAGTTATATGACTTTACTGCATCACTATACTTTAACGAACTACTTTCTGATGAAGTGACACATAAAGTGGGATTCCGCACCTTACAATATCAACACGCTGATGGCAGAGAAGATGCTTTACCATACAATGTTGTAATCAACGGCAAAAAGATTTATTTAAAAGGTACCAATATCGTTCCCCTATCTTCCACATTAGGCAGTATCTCGTATGATACGTTAAAAATGAAATTAACGGCTGCAAAAGAATGTAATATTAACTTCTTCCGCATTTGGGGCGGCGGGCATATCGAAAGTGAAGCCTTTTATTCTTTATGTGATGAATTGGGCATTATGATTATGCAAGAATTCACAATGTCAAGCTCAGGATGTGATGATGTTCCATCCCAAGACAAACATTTCTTAGATTTATTGCATAAAGCTGCTGTTCACAACGTTAAACTGAAACGGAATCATGTTTCTTTAACGTTATGGAGTGGTGGAAACGAATTAACCGATTCACGTTATTTAGGCACAGAAGACCACGAGGGGCACCCTGCAACTTTTGAGGATTCTACTCTTGCTATGCTCAAAGGCACTATAGATGCACTATCACCTGATGTAATGATGTTACCGTCATCAGCATCCGGACCAAACGCTTTGCTAAAAGTCGGTGATATTGGGAATAACCATGATGTACATGGACCTTGGGGCTATGTTGGTGCATATGACCATTATGAGTTTTATAATAATTCAGACAGTATTCTACATGGCGAATTTGGTTGTGGTGGCATCAGCAACTATGATACCTTAAAACGTTTTCTCGCTCCTGAAGATCTAAAGCTATGTACTTCTGCTGAAAATCGAGTATGGCGTCATCATAGCGGTGGTTGGGATAGCTACAGCATGAGAGAACGATTATTATTTGGGGATCTTCATCACATTCCTTTTCAAGATTATATTAAGATAAATCAATTTATTCAAGCTGAATCACTTCGTTACTCTTTAGAGGCTAACCGCAGAAGACAATGGAAAAACGTTGGTGAAATGACTTGGCAATTCAATGAGCCTTGGCCTAACATTCAATGTTCCAATGTATTAGACTATTATGGCGAGAAAAAACTTGCTTATTATGTAATGCGTGATGCATATTTAAGCGTTTTAACAAGCTTGAAATACGATAAGCTGTTTTATAAAGCAGGAGAAGCGTTTAACGCAGAACTTTTCATCATCAATGATAAAAGAACTGCTGACTATAAAATCAAATATGAAATCGTTAACCAAAACAATAACACTCTTTCATCTGCTGAATTTAGCGGAACAGCAACAGAAGATGTTTCTCAAAAGGTTGGAAGTATTGCTTTTACTATTCCTGAAAGCTTAACAGGTGGATTTACTGTTCGGATTACTACCAGCTGTGGCGATTTTAATGGAACAAAAGAGTACTTAATGTTAATGGCTGATAAAAAAGTAGATGTTACGTTATCACAAGAAGAGCAACTAGCAATCAAGCACTATAAAAACAAGCAATTTACTAATGGTATTGATGCATTAAGAGCAGATACTGCTCCGGTAATTCGTTACTACGATAACTTTATTGAAAAGTATTTATAA
- a CDS encoding inorganic diphosphatase: MNIWHDINPNRIKPTEFEVVIEIQKGSKAKYELDKETGRLKLDRVLHTSTHYPANYGFIPLTYGDDYDPLDVLVLCSEEIIPLTLVKCYPIGVITMIDNGRNDEKIIAIPCGDPGYNSYTDINQLPAHIFNEMSHFFSVYKALENKETAVNEVEGVDVAINIIDKSMKHYQNTFMNIKK, encoded by the coding sequence ATGAATATTTGGCATGATATTAACCCAAACCGAATTAAACCAACTGAATTTGAAGTAGTAATTGAAATTCAAAAAGGAAGCAAAGCAAAATATGAGCTTGACAAAGAAACAGGAAGATTGAAATTAGACCGTGTTTTACACACTTCAACTCACTATCCAGCAAACTATGGATTTATTCCATTGACATATGGTGATGACTATGACCCTCTTGACGTTTTAGTTCTTTGCTCTGAAGAGATTATTCCGTTAACGTTAGTAAAATGTTATCCTATTGGTGTAATTACAATGATTGATAACGGAAGAAATGATGAAAAAATCATTGCGATTCCATGTGGAGATCCAGGCTATAACTCTTATACGGACATTAACCAATTGCCTGCTCACATTTTTAATGAGATGTCCCATTTCTTTAGTGTATATAAAGCACTTGAAAATAAAGAAACAGCGGTAAACGAGGTAGAAGGCGTAGATGTAGCAATTAACATTATTGATAAATCAATGAAACATTATCAAAACACATTTATGAATATAAAGAAATAA